From Methanocella paludicola SANAE, a single genomic window includes:
- a CDS encoding winged helix DNA-binding domain-containing protein yields MQDRIAVDQALAFRLDGHYLARRSPPGSMLRAAGACGIQNTPPGSAALSLHARVEGLTPGDVERALDIDKTLMQTFSLRGAAYVSPTADAAVFTRGVLPGDEDSMRFFIRGAGPAFDKAGMSAAEAVRLTSDAVLEVLDGRALPKSELAVELADRVAERLSPGQLEAWRSPGGYAPRQPLGEAIVRFCLYVNALEGSFCFVTRRNAAHFVRTDQWLGAPLSEADPQEARAGLARRYISCYGPSTPEHFSEWVGISLAGASNAWEPMAKELVEVDFEGRKAWIREPDLPRLMSPREPEGTRFLPPHDPYLQMRDRATLIPDKGLRRLIWRAVGNPGIVLYKGRPVAMWRPQKKGKTLGISIEQFAPLAQAERSDIEAEATTLPPFKGCTKADVGFKSL; encoded by the coding sequence GTGCAGGACAGGATCGCCGTCGATCAGGCGCTGGCCTTTCGCCTGGATGGCCATTATCTTGCCCGCCGATCCCCCCCGGGCTCGATGCTGCGGGCGGCAGGGGCGTGTGGCATCCAGAACACGCCGCCCGGCTCGGCGGCCCTCTCGCTCCACGCGAGGGTTGAGGGCCTTACTCCGGGGGACGTTGAGAGGGCGCTGGATATCGATAAGACTCTGATGCAGACCTTCAGCCTGAGGGGCGCGGCCTATGTGTCCCCGACGGCCGACGCGGCCGTGTTCACCCGGGGCGTGCTGCCCGGGGACGAGGACTCGATGCGCTTCTTCATCCGGGGAGCCGGCCCCGCCTTCGATAAGGCCGGCATGAGCGCCGCGGAGGCGGTCCGCCTGACATCCGATGCGGTGCTCGAAGTCCTGGACGGCCGTGCGCTTCCCAAGAGCGAGCTGGCCGTCGAGCTGGCCGATCGCGTGGCAGAACGATTATCTCCGGGGCAGCTTGAGGCATGGAGGTCGCCCGGCGGGTACGCGCCCCGCCAGCCCCTGGGCGAGGCCATCGTCCGCTTCTGCCTGTACGTCAATGCACTCGAGGGCTCGTTCTGTTTCGTTACAAGGCGCAACGCCGCCCACTTCGTGCGCACGGACCAGTGGCTCGGCGCCCCGTTGTCGGAAGCGGACCCGCAGGAGGCGAGAGCCGGGCTGGCACGCCGCTACATTTCGTGCTACGGGCCCTCGACGCCCGAGCATTTCTCCGAATGGGTCGGCATTTCGCTGGCCGGGGCCTCGAACGCGTGGGAACCCATGGCAAAAGAGCTCGTGGAAGTCGACTTCGAGGGACGTAAAGCATGGATACGTGAGCCGGACCTTCCCCGCCTCATGTCGCCCCGGGAGCCCGAGGGCACACGGTTCCTGCCGCCCCATGACCCGTACCTGCAGATGCGGGACAGGGCGACGCTTATCCCCGATAAAGGGCTCCGCCGCCTCATCTGGCGAGCCGTGGGCAACCCGGGCATTGTCCTGTATAAAGGTCGCCCGGTAGCGATGTGGAGGCCACAGAAGAAAGGTAAGACTCTCGGCATATCCATAGAGCAGTTCGCTCCCCTGGCTCAGGCCGAGCGCAGCGACATCGAGGCTGAGGCGACAACGCTTCCCCCGTTCAAGGGTTGCACGAAGGCTGATGTCGGGTTCAAGAGCCTCTAG
- a CDS encoding A24 family peptidase — translation MESLSFTWIDLACIVLAGLAVAAAAVIDYRTMRIPNRLTIPLIAAGLALMAARGYPLGPAVLTCIVSYAYVYGLWKLRMWGGGDAKLVLGLFLMASPAYPPLYFIAAYSLCLAAVLLLKHGVYRPAVKSRHAGKGGPLSAEDIASLREQEEPMGPALLAACVSSVVLLGAVPW, via the coding sequence GTGGAGAGCCTGTCGTTTACCTGGATTGACCTGGCCTGCATCGTGCTCGCGGGGCTGGCCGTCGCCGCGGCCGCCGTCATCGACTACCGTACCATGCGCATACCTAACCGGCTCACGATCCCGCTCATCGCGGCCGGTCTGGCGCTGATGGCGGCCCGGGGTTACCCCCTGGGGCCTGCCGTTCTGACGTGTATCGTGTCGTACGCGTACGTGTATGGCCTCTGGAAGCTCCGAATGTGGGGAGGCGGGGACGCCAAGCTCGTCCTGGGGCTATTCTTAATGGCCTCGCCGGCCTATCCCCCGCTATACTTCATCGCGGCGTACTCGCTCTGCCTGGCGGCCGTGCTCCTGCTGAAGCACGGGGTATACCGGCCCGCCGTGAAATCGAGACATGCCGGCAAGGGCGGCCCCCTGTCCGCCGAGGACATCGCCTCTCTCCGGGAGCAGGAGGAGCCCATGGGCCCTGCCCTGCTGGCCGCCTGCGTCTCATCAGTCGTACTCCTGGGGGCCGTGCCGTGGTAG
- the glnA gene encoding type I glutamate--ammonia ligase, with protein MSKVTKESILKRAEDLDVKFIKLQFTDVFGTTKNVAIPASQLEKALDGDVMFDGSSIEGFVRIEESDMYLKPDMNTFSLIPWQSEYGNVARLICDVYNPDGKPFEGCPRNVLKKVIKEAEKMGFSMNAGPEAEFYLFERNLEDMPTTNSRDYGGYFDLSPVDLGDEVRRAMVTELESMGFEIEASHHEVGEGQHEIDFKYADALTTADNVVTFKFVVRKIAMQYGLHATFMPKPLFGKAGSGMHTHQSLFKGKNTNAFYDENAKYQLSKTAMNYIGGLLAHARGFAAITNPLVNSYKRLVPGYEAPVYIAWSEKNRSPLVRIPARRGLGTRAELRNPDPACNPYLALAVTLKAGLDGIKKKTDPGDPVNLNIYHLTETQKKDLKIKSLPASLSEALDELEADDVVRSALGPHVYENFMTAKRIEWDEYRTQVFPWEVERYLGVY; from the coding sequence ATGAGCAAAGTCACCAAAGAGTCGATATTGAAGAGGGCTGAGGACCTCGATGTCAAGTTCATCAAGCTACAGTTCACCGACGTGTTCGGGACCACGAAGAACGTGGCCATCCCCGCCAGCCAGCTCGAGAAGGCTCTGGATGGTGATGTCATGTTCGACGGTTCGTCCATCGAGGGGTTCGTCCGCATCGAGGAGTCGGACATGTACCTCAAGCCGGACATGAACACCTTTTCTCTCATTCCCTGGCAGAGCGAGTACGGCAACGTCGCGCGGCTCATCTGCGACGTGTACAACCCGGATGGCAAGCCGTTCGAGGGCTGCCCCAGGAACGTGCTTAAAAAAGTCATCAAGGAGGCCGAGAAGATGGGGTTCAGCATGAACGCCGGCCCCGAGGCCGAATTCTACTTATTCGAGCGGAACCTGGAGGATATGCCGACCACGAACTCCCGTGACTACGGCGGATACTTCGATTTATCTCCGGTCGACCTGGGCGACGAGGTGCGCCGGGCCATGGTCACCGAGCTGGAGAGCATGGGATTCGAGATCGAGGCCTCCCACCACGAGGTGGGCGAGGGCCAGCACGAGATTGACTTCAAGTACGCCGACGCGCTGACCACGGCGGATAACGTGGTGACGTTCAAGTTCGTGGTGCGGAAGATCGCCATGCAGTACGGCCTGCACGCCACCTTCATGCCAAAGCCTTTGTTCGGCAAGGCCGGGTCGGGGATGCACACCCACCAGTCGCTCTTCAAGGGTAAGAACACGAACGCCTTCTACGATGAGAACGCGAAGTACCAGCTCAGCAAGACCGCCATGAACTACATCGGTGGCCTGCTGGCCCACGCGAGGGGCTTCGCCGCGATCACCAACCCGCTCGTGAACTCTTATAAGCGGCTCGTGCCGGGCTACGAGGCGCCCGTGTACATCGCGTGGTCGGAGAAGAACCGCTCTCCGTTAGTGCGCATACCGGCCCGCAGGGGCCTCGGCACCAGGGCCGAGCTCAGGAACCCGGACCCGGCCTGCAACCCGTACCTGGCCTTGGCCGTGACGCTCAAGGCAGGCCTGGACGGGATCAAGAAGAAGACCGACCCGGGAGACCCCGTCAACCTGAACATATACCACCTGACCGAGACGCAGAAAAAGGACCTCAAGATCAAGAGCCTTCCCGCGAGCCTGAGCGAGGCGCTGGACGAGCTGGAGGCCGACGACGTGGTCAGGAGCGCCCTGGGCCCCCACGTCTACGAGAACTTCATGACCGCCAAGCGCATCGAGTGGGACGAGTACCGGACCCAGGTCTTCCCCTGGGAGGTCGAGCGGTACCTGGGCGTTTATTAA
- a CDS encoding phosphoglycolate phosphatase: protein MTRIKAVVADIDGTLTDMRRQVSTDAIAAIRSLPVPVVLASGNVICFMRAASKLIGASEAMIAETGGVIQVGYDAKPSVLADIEECRRAAALLLKEFPGLEQLDARYRMSELAFRRNVDLEKARALLAKYYPDLEIIDTKFALHLKHRSVNKGTGLVEVARLMGLRPEEFAAVGDSANDIHMFNAAGMGLAVGNATPEIKEAADYVAERPYGEGAAEALYWLARRL from the coding sequence ATTACTCGGATAAAGGCCGTCGTGGCGGACATCGACGGCACGCTCACCGACATGCGGCGGCAGGTCAGCACCGACGCGATCGCCGCCATCCGCTCGCTTCCCGTGCCGGTCGTGCTGGCCTCGGGCAACGTTATCTGTTTTATGCGCGCGGCCAGCAAGCTCATCGGCGCGAGCGAGGCCATGATCGCGGAGACCGGCGGGGTGATCCAGGTGGGCTACGACGCGAAGCCCTCCGTGCTGGCCGACATCGAGGAGTGCCGGCGGGCGGCCGCCCTTCTTTTGAAAGAGTTCCCGGGCCTGGAGCAGCTCGACGCCCGGTACAGGATGTCCGAGCTGGCCTTCAGGCGCAACGTCGACCTTGAGAAGGCCCGGGCGCTGCTCGCAAAATATTACCCTGACCTTGAGATCATCGACACGAAGTTCGCCCTGCACCTGAAGCACAGGAGCGTCAACAAGGGCACCGGCCTCGTAGAGGTCGCCCGGCTGATGGGCCTGAGGCCCGAGGAGTTCGCGGCGGTGGGGGACTCGGCCAACGACATCCACATGTTCAACGCCGCGGGCATGGGGCTCGCCGTCGGCAACGCCACGCCCGAAATAAAGGAGGCCGCCGACTACGTGGCCGAAAGGCCGTACGGGGAAGGGGCGGCCGAGGCGCTGTACTGGCTCGCCAGGCGGCTCTAG
- the afpA gene encoding archaeoflavoprotein AfpA: MVRIAWGITGCGDKIEEIAALMIELKKKHGLTVDIYTSKSAKLVLKWYKLWSKLEEEFYDIRVEVDANSPFLVGKLQTGHYDMFLVAPVTANTAAKIAYGIGDTLLSNAVAQGAKARLPIYIYPPDNKPGELVTILPGGKKMTLYIRDVDVENVNKIRKMEGITVLESVQDIRRAVEGFVEQQGKSP; the protein is encoded by the coding sequence ATGGTCCGCATAGCCTGGGGCATCACCGGCTGCGGCGACAAGATCGAGGAGATCGCCGCGCTCATGATCGAGCTGAAGAAGAAGCACGGCCTCACCGTGGACATTTACACGTCGAAGAGCGCCAAACTGGTGCTCAAATGGTACAAGCTCTGGAGCAAGCTGGAGGAAGAGTTCTACGACATCCGCGTCGAAGTGGACGCGAACTCCCCGTTCCTGGTGGGCAAGCTCCAGACCGGCCACTACGACATGTTCCTGGTGGCCCCCGTAACGGCGAATACGGCGGCCAAGATCGCCTACGGCATCGGCGATACGCTGCTCTCGAACGCCGTAGCCCAGGGCGCCAAGGCCCGGCTGCCGATCTACATATACCCGCCCGACAACAAGCCCGGCGAGCTCGTGACCATCCTGCCCGGCGGCAAGAAGATGACCCTCTATATAAGAGACGTCGACGTGGAGAACGTCAATAAGATCCGAAAGATGGAGGGCATCACGGTGCTGGAGAGCGTTCAGGACATCCGGCGTGCCGTCGAAGGCTTCGTAGAGCAGCAGGGGAAAAGCCCCTAG
- a CDS encoding universal stress protein, translating into MFENILYATDFSESPFMLPCVGIIGKTKNIHLLHVIDEQNRIDPALFEPRMQEARDFLDEELNIERNKGVSTDVHLMPGAPGRDICGIAEKLDASLIVVNYHKPGGPAGSATMELIRNCRRDLLVMTMLSSSAVDQSKMAMEAYCTNLFGRVLCPITGEPAAKLKALRALKEEVSIGSVTFLCFSDRVDPVSLADSLKGLGLGGGVVMAEGTPRKEIIEAAEKTGASIIMLDAGAEMGMALSVVAASDYPALVLKHP; encoded by the coding sequence ATGTTCGAGAATATCCTGTACGCGACCGACTTCTCCGAGTCGCCGTTCATGCTCCCCTGCGTCGGCATCATCGGGAAGACGAAAAACATCCACTTATTGCACGTCATCGACGAGCAGAACCGCATCGACCCGGCCCTGTTCGAGCCCCGGATGCAGGAGGCCCGGGACTTCCTGGATGAAGAATTAAATATAGAGCGGAACAAGGGGGTATCCACGGACGTGCACCTCATGCCTGGCGCCCCCGGGAGGGACATCTGCGGCATCGCGGAGAAGCTCGACGCCTCGCTCATCGTGGTCAACTACCACAAGCCCGGCGGGCCGGCGGGCAGCGCCACCATGGAATTGATCAGGAACTGCCGGCGGGACCTGCTGGTCATGACCATGCTCTCCTCCAGCGCGGTGGACCAGTCGAAGATGGCCATGGAGGCCTACTGCACGAACCTCTTCGGCCGCGTGCTCTGCCCCATTACAGGCGAACCGGCGGCCAAGCTGAAGGCACTTCGCGCCCTGAAGGAAGAGGTAAGCATAGGCAGCGTCACTTTCCTGTGCTTTTCCGACCGGGTAGACCCGGTATCCCTCGCAGACAGCCTGAAAGGCCTTGGCCTGGGGGGCGGGGTGGTCATGGCGGAGGGCACGCCCAGGAAAGAGATCATCGAGGCGGCGGAAAAGACCGGCGCGTCCATCATCATGCTCGACGCGGGGGCGGAGATGGGCATGGCGCTGTCGGTGGTGGCGGCCTCGGACTACCCGGCGCTCGTGTTAAAACACCCCTGA
- the arsN2 gene encoding arsenic resistance N-acetyltransferase ArsN2, which produces MPDMRIATAEDLPAIISLLKASELPCEDVSPGRQDFIVAVSGNSIVGVVGLERAGPYGLLRSLAVGPGHRDKGLGKALLDEMLSHAWLKGIGEIYILTTTASGFFKRRGFEAAVRSDAPNVIQNTTEFRTICPASAVCMRKKIA; this is translated from the coding sequence ATGCCAGACATGAGGATCGCCACAGCCGAAGATCTGCCCGCGATCATATCGCTGCTGAAGGCGTCCGAATTGCCCTGCGAGGACGTCAGCCCGGGCAGGCAGGACTTCATCGTCGCCGTATCGGGGAACAGCATCGTAGGCGTCGTCGGGCTGGAGAGGGCGGGCCCGTACGGGCTGCTAAGGTCGCTCGCGGTGGGGCCCGGCCATCGGGACAAAGGATTGGGGAAAGCCCTGCTGGACGAAATGCTCTCGCATGCCTGGCTAAAAGGCATTGGCGAGATATACATTCTCACTACAACAGCTTCCGGGTTTTTTAAGAGGCGTGGGTTCGAGGCGGCCGTCAGGTCTGACGCGCCTAATGTCATTCAAAATACCACTGAGTTCAGGACCATATGCCCGGCCTCGGCCGTCTGCATGCGGAAGAAGATCGCCTGA
- a CDS encoding type 1 glutamine amidotransferase domain-containing protein, which yields MEELKGKRVVMLAGEGFEDMELMYPLYRLRYEACADVKVAGLEKGKTITGKHGMPVAADIAFKDLSPDDYDCLVIPGGQGPDHIRIYPEVIRFVQDFDRTGKPVAAICHGVQILITARLLKGKRATGWKSLVVDIEDAGATYVNEPLITDAQYIFSRQPTDLGYFCDAVLRALQGAGAGQAAGMARAQ from the coding sequence ATGGAGGAGTTAAAAGGAAAAAGAGTCGTTATGCTCGCAGGAGAAGGCTTCGAGGACATGGAGCTGATGTACCCGCTATACAGGCTGAGGTATGAGGCCTGTGCCGACGTCAAGGTCGCGGGCCTTGAAAAGGGCAAGACCATCACAGGCAAGCACGGCATGCCCGTCGCCGCCGATATCGCCTTCAAGGACCTCAGCCCCGACGACTACGATTGTCTCGTGATACCGGGCGGCCAGGGGCCGGACCACATCCGCATATACCCCGAAGTGATCAGGTTCGTGCAGGACTTCGACCGCACGGGTAAGCCAGTAGCCGCCATCTGCCACGGCGTGCAGATACTCATCACGGCCCGGCTCCTGAAGGGGAAGAGGGCCACGGGCTGGAAGTCCCTCGTGGTGGACATCGAGGACGCGGGGGCTACGTACGTGAACGAGCCGCTGATCACCGACGCCCAGTACATATTCTCCAGGCAGCCCACGGACCTCGGGTACTTCTGCGACGCCGTGCTCCGGGCGCTCCAGGGCGCGGGCGCAGGCCAGGCCGCGGGGATGGCAAGGGCCCAATGA
- a CDS encoding ATP-binding protein, translated as MSCEKRYLLGRRDGGEDGVLYVGRYLALDGSQGAGVYLDVLKPHAALICGKRGYGKSYTMGVIIEEFARLPLAIRKNFCVIVVDTMGVFACMKGWEGIRVFAPPAHRREGALPLEIPSCSLSFYDYCELLGIEPLSEHGADLMGAMDNGPFEVEGLVKRVKPGSTLSGLLRMVASWGLFSGSATFDALLKPGSISILDLSGYGHEPRIRSAIVASLARALYDIRVEARRAENGKREKPLVWLLIDEAHMFMDGDTRAGRVLTNEWLRQGRQPGLSLVLATQRPSALGKEVLSQADVIVCHRLTLRDDLEALESARPTYVKEPIQEAMARLGAGRGAAIVVDDTTESCHVIKIRPRESEHGGGEPVVYLD; from the coding sequence ATGTCCTGTGAGAAGCGCTATCTGCTTGGAAGGAGAGACGGAGGGGAGGATGGGGTGCTTTACGTGGGCAGGTACCTTGCCCTGGACGGGTCCCAGGGTGCCGGGGTGTACCTCGACGTGCTTAAGCCCCACGCGGCGCTGATCTGCGGCAAGCGGGGCTACGGCAAATCATACACCATGGGCGTCATCATCGAGGAGTTCGCCCGGCTGCCCCTCGCCATCAGGAAGAACTTTTGCGTTATCGTCGTGGACACGATGGGCGTGTTCGCCTGTATGAAAGGCTGGGAAGGCATACGGGTGTTCGCGCCTCCGGCGCACCGGCGCGAGGGCGCCCTGCCCCTGGAAATACCATCCTGCTCGCTATCGTTCTACGACTACTGCGAGCTCCTGGGCATCGAGCCTCTGAGCGAGCACGGCGCCGATCTGATGGGCGCCATGGACAACGGGCCGTTCGAGGTAGAGGGGCTGGTAAAGAGGGTGAAGCCCGGGAGCACGCTGTCGGGCCTGCTGCGTATGGTGGCGTCCTGGGGCCTGTTCTCGGGCAGCGCCACGTTCGACGCGCTGCTGAAGCCCGGCTCAATAAGCATACTGGACCTGAGCGGATACGGCCACGAGCCCCGGATAAGATCGGCCATCGTGGCGTCGCTGGCCAGAGCGCTGTACGATATCCGGGTCGAGGCACGCAGGGCCGAGAACGGCAAAAGGGAAAAGCCCCTTGTCTGGCTGCTCATCGACGAGGCCCACATGTTCATGGACGGGGATACCAGGGCGGGGCGGGTGCTCACGAACGAGTGGCTCCGCCAGGGAAGGCAGCCCGGCCTGTCCCTGGTGCTTGCCACCCAGCGGCCCTCCGCACTGGGCAAGGAGGTGCTCTCCCAGGCCGACGTGATCGTCTGCCACAGGCTGACGCTGAGGGACGACCTGGAGGCGCTCGAGTCGGCCCGGCCCACGTACGTGAAAGAGCCCATACAGGAGGCCATGGCCCGCCTGGGCGCCGGGAGGGGCGCCGCCATCGTGGTCGACGACACCACAGAGTCCTGCCACGTCATCAAGATCCGCCCGAGGGAAAGCGAGCACGGGGGTGGAGAGCCTGTCGTTTACCTGGATTGA
- a CDS encoding type II/IV secretion system ATPase subunit has translation MLDALRALSGLTIKAAEPACPLAFRQGRHGTDAVADCSRCPGGSSLSDPGCRLPLVKSLAGKAWMDRLLLEKNIVREYDALGSLQALVSSYENMRLHASTLRTYGCGQCDRQRKAVVGSAIEEAVAAPGDICRVIASIPVRPGKGVPECSLCMERYSAFLSGMADIGRRLSYKDPPPYVRPRFSSSRIWMEPPKGAVFVRSYEVAGDAFTPPLHVTLYELAESLEKMYFIVPWEYCMDEEDIAILTEARQRLLTKRPETMEFMESANMRPLFARYGREAISATASSGRAWIGEARLERLTAALVKYTCGLGIIEDVLRDTHIEDAYVNAPVGSTPLHLVVDGEECTSNVFLSEADVESMISRLRAISGRPFSEASPVLDMDLGEFRTRVSVIGDPLSRGLAYAFRRHKATPWTLAQLVSKGMLTPYAAGLLSLLVDGQSSILVTGTRGAGKTSLLGAMMLEIPQGYRILAIEDTPELPLEDMQRCGWKVQGMGTRSAVSGSEAEFQASDVLRAALRLGESALIIGEVRGAEARSLYEAMRVGASGNSVMGTIHGSSCRDVYDRVVHDIGVPPASFRATDIVVVCSTVRKCGGHSRERRVIQVAEVSKSRWDDSGGAFNDLLLYDATEGSLIATDLIDTGRSEALQGIAGRWGLPIRAVNGEIEARAQLIKQVAGTMFMEAPEYARCLNAYRAMREKGGAGGS, from the coding sequence ATGCTCGATGCCCTCAGAGCCCTGTCAGGGCTGACAATAAAAGCGGCGGAGCCCGCATGCCCCCTGGCGTTCAGGCAGGGAAGGCACGGGACTGACGCTGTGGCGGACTGCAGCAGGTGCCCCGGCGGGTCCAGCCTCTCCGACCCGGGATGCCGGCTTCCCCTCGTCAAAAGCCTAGCGGGAAAAGCGTGGATGGACCGGCTATTGCTCGAGAAGAACATCGTCCGCGAGTATGACGCCCTCGGGTCGCTCCAGGCGCTGGTGTCCTCGTACGAGAACATGAGGCTCCACGCCTCCACGCTCCGGACGTACGGATGCGGCCAGTGCGACAGGCAGAGGAAGGCCGTGGTGGGCTCGGCCATAGAGGAGGCCGTGGCCGCCCCGGGGGATATATGCCGCGTCATCGCCTCGATCCCCGTCCGGCCAGGGAAGGGCGTGCCCGAGTGCAGCCTCTGCATGGAGCGCTACTCGGCCTTCCTGAGCGGCATGGCGGATATCGGCCGGAGGCTGTCGTACAAGGATCCGCCTCCATATGTCAGGCCCCGGTTCTCCAGCTCCAGGATATGGATGGAGCCCCCGAAGGGGGCGGTTTTCGTGCGCTCGTACGAAGTGGCCGGGGATGCCTTCACGCCCCCGCTGCACGTCACTCTCTACGAGCTGGCGGAGAGCCTGGAGAAGATGTACTTCATCGTGCCGTGGGAGTACTGCATGGATGAGGAAGACATCGCTATTCTTACAGAGGCCAGGCAGAGGCTCCTCACGAAACGCCCGGAGACGATGGAGTTCATGGAATCGGCGAACATGCGCCCGCTGTTTGCACGGTATGGCAGGGAGGCCATTTCGGCGACGGCGAGCTCTGGCAGGGCATGGATCGGCGAGGCGAGGCTCGAGAGGCTCACCGCCGCCCTGGTGAAGTACACGTGCGGCCTTGGCATCATTGAGGACGTCCTCAGGGACACCCACATCGAGGACGCCTACGTCAACGCCCCGGTCGGCTCCACCCCCCTTCACCTGGTCGTGGATGGCGAGGAGTGCACGAGCAACGTCTTCCTCTCGGAGGCGGACGTGGAGTCGATGATCTCCCGGCTTCGGGCCATATCGGGGAGGCCGTTCTCGGAGGCCAGCCCCGTGCTGGACATGGACCTGGGCGAGTTCAGGACGAGGGTGTCGGTCATCGGCGACCCCCTGTCAAGGGGGCTTGCCTACGCGTTCAGGCGGCACAAGGCCACGCCCTGGACCCTGGCCCAGCTCGTCTCTAAGGGCATGCTCACGCCCTACGCCGCCGGCCTGCTCTCGCTCCTCGTGGACGGGCAGTCATCCATCCTGGTCACGGGCACCCGGGGGGCGGGCAAAACGTCCCTGCTTGGGGCCATGATGCTCGAGATACCACAGGGCTACCGCATTTTGGCCATCGAGGACACGCCCGAGCTGCCGCTCGAAGACATGCAGCGCTGTGGCTGGAAGGTGCAGGGGATGGGGACGAGGTCCGCCGTGTCGGGGTCGGAGGCCGAGTTCCAGGCGTCGGACGTGCTCAGGGCGGCGCTAAGGCTGGGCGAGTCGGCGCTCATCATCGGCGAGGTGAGGGGCGCCGAGGCCCGGTCGCTGTACGAGGCCATGCGTGTGGGCGCTTCCGGCAACTCGGTCATGGGCACCATCCACGGCTCCTCCTGCAGGGACGTATACGACCGCGTAGTCCACGACATAGGCGTCCCCCCGGCGTCCTTCAGGGCGACCGACATCGTCGTCGTCTGCTCGACCGTGAGAAAGTGTGGCGGCCACTCGAGAGAGCGGCGCGTCATACAGGTCGCCGAAGTCTCGAAAAGCCGCTGGGATGACTCCGGCGGGGCTTTTAACGACCTCCTCCTGTACGATGCCACGGAAGGCTCTTTGATCGCGACGGACCTCATCGACACGGGACGCTCTGAGGCCCTCCAGGGCATCGCCGGCAGGTGGGGCCTGCCGATCAGGGCCGTGAACGGGGAGATCGAGGCCAGGGCGCAGCTCATAAAGCAGGTGGCGGGCACGATGTTCATGGAGGCCCCGGAGTACGCGAGGTGCCTGAACGCCTACCGGGCCATGCGCGAAAAGGGGGGCGCCGGTGGAAGCTGA
- a CDS encoding flavodoxin family protein has translation MKVFGISGSPRQGGTDYAVRYGLDYLKEKGCETRYFSVRGKDIRFCIHCDYCIKNKQGCIQKDALPEFYDGMVWADGIIFGTPCYQGSLSGQTKCLMDRCRAILAKDPSILKGKTGMGLAVGGDRCGGQELALTTINNFYILNEMIPCGGGSFGANLGGTLWSHDRGSEGVAGDEEGLRTLRKTLKRFYEAMARKVA, from the coding sequence ATGAAGGTCTTCGGCATCAGCGGAAGCCCCCGCCAGGGCGGCACTGACTATGCGGTCAGGTATGGACTGGACTACCTAAAGGAGAAGGGCTGCGAGACCAGGTACTTCTCCGTCAGGGGAAAGGACATCAGGTTCTGCATCCACTGCGACTACTGCATCAAGAATAAGCAGGGATGCATCCAGAAGGACGCCCTGCCGGAGTTCTACGACGGCATGGTCTGGGCCGACGGCATCATCTTCGGCACGCCGTGCTACCAGGGCAGCCTGTCCGGCCAGACGAAGTGCCTGATGGACAGGTGCAGGGCCATACTCGCGAAAGATCCTTCGATACTAAAGGGCAAGACCGGCATGGGCCTGGCCGTGGGCGGCGACCGCTGCGGCGGGCAGGAGCTTGCCCTGACCACGATCAATAACTTTTACATCCTCAACGAGATGATCCCGTGCGGAGGCGGCTCTTTCGGCGCCAACCTGGGAGGGACTCTATGGTCCCACGACAGGGGAAGCGAGGGCGTGGCCGGCGACGAGGAAGGGCTCCGCACGCTCCGCAAGACGCTCAAGCGCTTTTACGAGGCGATGGCCAGGAAGGTGGCATGA
- a CDS encoding phosphoribosyltransferase: MIFRDRRDAGRRLAERLLIYRHNAIVLAIPRGGVPVGYEVARRLEVPLDLIIPRKLPIPSDPEAGFGAIAPDGTIVLNERLVAYCGLSVGDIERISKEVLAEIRRRAREYRGDRPLPELKNKNVIVVDDGLASGYTMIAAVRAVMREHPKRVIVAVPCSPESSVERLEKEVDEVVGLAVQPYGPFAVASYYESFPDLSDEEVKALINQAPVT, encoded by the coding sequence ATGATCTTCAGGGACAGGCGCGACGCGGGAAGGCGGCTGGCAGAGCGCTTGCTCATTTACCGGCACAACGCCATCGTGCTGGCAATACCACGGGGAGGGGTGCCCGTTGGATACGAGGTGGCGAGGCGGCTCGAAGTGCCCCTGGACCTCATCATCCCGAGGAAGCTGCCCATCCCGTCCGACCCCGAGGCCGGGTTCGGCGCGATCGCCCCCGACGGCACCATCGTACTGAACGAGCGGCTCGTGGCATACTGCGGGCTGTCCGTCGGGGATATCGAGCGGATATCTAAAGAGGTGCTGGCCGAGATACGGCGCCGGGCAAGGGAATACAGGGGCGACAGGCCCCTGCCTGAACTAAAGAACAAGAACGTCATCGTCGTGGACGACGGCCTGGCGTCGGGGTATACCATGATCGCCGCCGTGAGGGCCGTCATGAGGGAGCATCCGAAAAGGGTCATCGTGGCCGTGCCCTGCAGCCCCGAATCCTCAGTAGAGCGGCTCGAAAAGGAGGTGGACGAGGTGGTCGGCCTGGCCGTGCAGCCGTACGGCCCGTTCGCCGTGGCGAGCTACTACGAGAGCTTCCCTGACCTGAGCGACGAGGAAGTGAAAGCTCTCATTAACCAGGCACCCGTCACATAG